GATTTTAGGCAGTAAATGAGAAAAGGTTAAATTATACTCGCTTCGTAAATTTTATGCCGGCGGTCGCTACATCTCTTCATTTTGCATTCTCATCCAGACTTGCACGCTAGAAGTTTCGCTGTAAAAGTACTACTGATATGTATAATTTACATACtattttattcaataaATACAACCATTCCGTTTAGAAAAGCTTGATTgaatatttgtttatatgACTCCCTTATGTACTGAGACATAACCGTTTAAGTGTGCTGACGTGAAAACGAACAAGGTTATGAGACAAAGACAAGAGAACGCatcctttttattattatttttgctcaaagaataaaataaaaccaatctaccttttttttacgaaacTACTACCATTATTCCAGTCGCAAAAATTATTACTGTAaattaattcttttgtttatttactactTAGCGTAATTTTCGTGTCTCACTATTTGCTCTTGGATTGAGAAACGTGGTGCGCTACTCAGTCATTACTTTACCTTTCTCCTATCCTTTGCCTGGGAAGGCAAGACAAGAGTTTGTATGTGATTGTTTCATCCTATTCTATAAAAAACACCTGTTGTGTAATTTTGACTCTACGGTTTCGTTTCGTTGGcttttttggctttgtTTACGTCTTGCTACAAATCGAACGCGATCCATGTGCATCTTTAATCATAAAACCACAATATAGTACCTGAATGGTTTCTGTTTAGGGTTTGGatagatatatatacatatatatatatcgACATATGTTTATACGCAAGAACATTTTGctttaatttatttcaCTGATATTGACTTGCCTTCTATAAGATCCTCCTATTCTACGTATTGATCCAGTCTATTACATATTTATCTgtgtaaataaattataataCCATGGACAACCTTCCTCCAAAACCGCCTTTCCAGAAGCCTAATCCACCACCTCCGAGAAATAATTACAAGTTAATTTACGACCCCGAGTTAGGTTATAAAGAATCCCTAGGAAAGAAACCAGTATACCGGTTCAACGGTATTGCTAAACCTCCCTTAGTGGTTCGTGACCCAAGACATAAAAATCCCCTCTATTCTCGCGGCATACCAAAAAGTGGGCGaccatttttaaaatcgCTGCAACAAGTCAAATTCGAATATAACGAAGAATCGCTAGGACCTGAACCAGCTACGCAAGTATTCGTTTATAATATCTCTCCTCTTGTAACAGCAGACCAGCTTCGATATcatttcaaaacttttggtGACATATCCCGATTAgattttcaattgaatCCGTATACTGGCACATCATTAGGTTTATGTCAGattactttttcaaaacatgaATCAGTATCGAAGGCTCACTTGGCTGCTAAGCTTGCTGTCCAGCAAGCCAGCGGCCTCAAACTTTCTGGAAAGCAGCTTATGGTTGTTTTAGATGGTGATGGGGCGAAGTGCGAAGCTGCTCGAAACAAAGCGCTGCAAGTTATTGAAACCGAGTTTGCTGAAGAATTATACAAGCGAGAGcagcaattgaaaaaagaagaacaaaaaagagaagaggAAATGGAGGCTACTCGTGAAGTTTCAAATATACCACCATGGAGACAGACACAAAACAATTCAGGTTTTAATAAGAATCAAAATGTGggttttgtttcttcaaataaagaTCAAGCTTACTCTAATACCccaaaagcaaatgatACATCTGTCCCTAAAGATATCGAAAatcatatatatattttcatcgACGATAAATTTGTTCCTCCTGACCGTGTGTACTACTCCGATATAAAACACCATTTTCGGAAATTTCGCTATGAAGGTATATATATGAATAGTGACGggttttttattactttcaATAACTACCGCGAAGCGAGCAGTTGTTTTTGGACCCTTGACAAAACATTTGTCCAAAATTGTCgtataaaattaaaactTCACGATGCCccaaaatcaaagaaaaatggaataCCTCCTATGGACAATAGGAAAAATTTACCGAAAGATGAGGCTTGTTCGTTGGCAATATCCGTAATCTTCAAAGACTTGGAAGAGGTATTGGTTCGAGATATAAAGAACAAGATTGCAGGACCATGcatctttcaaattttggagTCACTTCCAAAACCCATACCTatcaaggaagaaggaaaagaaccGAGAATATCAACTCCTGAGGGCCCTgaatcaataaaaacagAAGCAATATCAACATTGCCCCATTTACCCAGATTTAAAAAGCGAGCAGATGCTCACAAAGTCAAAGTTCCAACTgagaataaaattaaatcaaagctgcaaagaagaagaaggaaaaaaattgagGCTCGGCCTTTGCATTATCAACTAAACCAACAAACCAATGATTTCTCTGATTCAGAGTTAGAACAAGAAGATGGGCTAGATGAAGAGAAGGCTATTGATGGTAAACTTGATGGTTACAAGCATACGAAGGTCGAAGAATCAACACCCTCTCTTTCAGAAACAtctgaagatgaagaatattttgaaaagtttcatCGGGGTCGCCCAAAGGCTCGTCTTCCTAGAAGGAAATCCGATAAACTTGATATAGATTATACTTCGTCTAGCGAAACCGAATCCGATGAACTTGTTTCTCCCGTTGTTATTCCTAAGTCCCAcattgaaagaaacaagaagcaCGCTTTAGTGAAGGAACCTTGGGAGATTCACCCGCTAACGCCTAAGCACAAGGAAAATGAGTTTAGTGAGGATGGCAGTTTGTATTATGGCACGCTCCCCTATAACTACCCTGAGGATGATGTCTTGACTGACCTGGATGGAATACAGTTTTTGCTAAAAGACGATCAAGATCTTCAATATTTGCGTGAGGCACTTTCATCAGAGGATGCCAGTGACATTGGAGATCCCAATTACTGGGCATACAGGCGAAAAATATGTAAATTTAAGAATGGCGATGTTCCTATTGAAGGTTCTCCCGTGCTACCAGCTTCGGTTGGTTATGAACGAATTAATTCTACTGGGTCTGCTAAAAGTGAGGGATACTATATTATTCCCACTGCTGAAAAATCTCAATATCTACCGCTCCGTAATCGCTCAACAGTGGAGGGCGATAACCAGTCGACGAGCAGAGTAACCTCTAGAATGCA
The nucleotide sequence above comes from Schizosaccharomyces osmophilus chromosome 3, complete sequence. Encoded proteins:
- the set1 gene encoding histone lysine H3-K4 methyltransferase Set1; amino-acid sequence: MDNLPPKPPFQKPNPPPPRNNYKLIYDPELGYKESLGKKPVYRFNGIAKPPLVVRDPRHKNPLYSRGIPKSGRPFLKSLQQVKFEYNEESLGPEPATQVFVYNISPLVTADQLRYHFKTFGDISRLDFQLNPYTGTSLGLCQITFSKHESVSKAHLAAKLAVQQASGLKLSGKQLMVVLDGDGAKCEAARNKALQVIETEFAEELYKREQQLKKEEQKREEEMEATREVSNIPPWRQTQNNSGFNKNQNVGFVSSNKDQAYSNTPKANDTSVPKDIENHIYIFIDDKFVPPDRVYYSDIKHHFRKFRYEGIYMNSDGFFITFNNYREASSCFWTLDKTFVQNCRIKLKLHDAPKSKKNGIPPMDNRKNLPKDEACSLAISVIFKDLEEVLVRDIKNKIAGPCIFQILESLPKPIPIKEEGKEPRISTPEGPESIKTEAISTLPHLPRFKKRADAHKVKVPTENKIKSKLQRRRRKKIEARPLHYQLNQQTNDFSDSELEQEDGLDEEKAIDGKLDGYKHTKVEESTPSLSETSEDEEYFEKFHRGRPKARLPRRKSDKLDIDYTSSSETESDELVSPVVIPKSHIERNKKHALVKEPWEIHPLTPKHKENEFSEDGSLYYGTLPYNYPEDDVLTDLDGIQFLLKDDQDLQYLREALSSEDASDIGDPNYWAYRRKICKFKNGDVPIEGSPVLPASVGYERINSTGSAKSEGYYIIPTAEKSQYLPLRNRSTVEGDNQSTSRVTSRMHRVNNRRLAAGVEKSLLPAEADLLRFNALKARKKQLNFGPSRIHTLGLFAREHIDKNDMVIEYVGEVIRQRIADNREKNYVREGIGDSYLFRIDEDIIVDATKKGNIARFINHSCAPNCIARIIRVEGKKKIVIYADRDIMQGEELTYDYKFPEEADKIPCLCGAPTCRGYLN